In Acidimicrobiia bacterium, a genomic segment contains:
- a CDS encoding TetR family transcriptional regulator: MTRWQPDAQGRLEQAALDLYVEQGYENTTVAEIAARAGLTERTFFRYFSDKREVLFSGTTAFQDLIVDAIVDAPVAASPIDAVTRAFDALATFFQTRRDVVQRRQAIIAANAELRERELIKLSSTAAAMAGALRSRGVREPAASLTAEAGMAAFRVAFERWAKDPKRRSLSRLVHESLDTLRTVTAG; encoded by the coding sequence GTGACCCGCTGGCAGCCCGACGCGCAGGGCCGGCTCGAGCAGGCCGCCCTCGACCTCTACGTCGAACAGGGCTACGAGAACACGACGGTCGCCGAGATCGCCGCACGCGCCGGGCTCACCGAGCGGACGTTCTTCCGGTACTTCAGCGACAAGCGCGAAGTGCTGTTCTCGGGAACGACCGCATTCCAGGACCTGATCGTCGACGCGATCGTCGACGCGCCGGTCGCGGCGTCGCCGATCGACGCGGTGACCCGCGCGTTCGACGCGCTCGCGACGTTCTTCCAGACGCGCCGCGACGTCGTGCAGCGACGGCAGGCGATCATCGCCGCGAACGCCGAGCTGCGCGAGCGCGAGCTGATCAAGCTGTCGTCGACTGCCGCGGCCATGGCGGGGGCGCTGCGCAGCCGGGGCGTCAGGGAGCCCGCCGCGAGCCTCACCGCCGAAGCGGGGATGGCGGCCTTTCGCGTCGCGTTCGAACGCTGGGCGAAGGATCCGAAGCGCCGCAGCCTCTCGCGCCTCGTGCACGAGTCCCTCGACACGTTGCGGACCGTCACTGCCGGCTAG
- a CDS encoding class I SAM-dependent methyltransferase — protein sequence MSNGVNPATPDSTAVRTALWRALHVLVDAPPHVMIDEVGLQIAAPGDDWMARPDMGDWTGPFRAGMVARGRFVEDLVDDCSQRGVTQYVLLGAGVDTYAQRRPSGASPLHVYEIDRPGAQQWKRERLAALEYAVPEWLHFVPVDFESGASWWDEIVAAGFDAHLPAVVASTGVSMYLTKAATMATLRQVAQLPAGSTLAMTFLLPTGLVDAQDRVAYEAAQQGAQRSGTPFVSFYEPDEVLALARDAGFEHAEHVSSSVLATRYFSERVDGLRPSTGEDFLIATT from the coding sequence ATGTCGAACGGTGTGAATCCCGCAACACCCGACAGCACGGCGGTGCGGACGGCGCTGTGGCGCGCGCTGCACGTGCTGGTCGACGCACCGCCGCACGTCATGATCGACGAGGTCGGTCTGCAGATCGCCGCGCCCGGTGACGACTGGATGGCGCGCCCCGACATGGGCGACTGGACCGGCCCCTTCCGTGCCGGGATGGTCGCGCGCGGCCGGTTCGTCGAGGATCTCGTCGACGACTGCTCGCAGCGCGGAGTCACGCAGTACGTGCTGCTCGGCGCCGGCGTCGACACCTACGCGCAACGGCGCCCGTCCGGCGCGTCACCGCTGCACGTCTACGAGATCGATCGACCCGGGGCGCAGCAGTGGAAGCGCGAGCGCCTGGCCGCACTCGAGTACGCGGTTCCGGAGTGGCTGCACTTCGTGCCGGTCGACTTCGAGTCGGGCGCGTCGTGGTGGGACGAAATCGTCGCGGCGGGCTTCGACGCACACCTGCCCGCGGTCGTCGCGTCGACGGGTGTATCGATGTACCTCACGAAGGCGGCCACGATGGCAACGTTGCGTCAGGTCGCGCAGCTGCCGGCGGGCTCGACGCTCGCGATGACGTTCTTGCTGCCGACCGGCCTCGTCGACGCGCAGGACCGCGTCGCGTACGAGGCCGCGCAGCAGGGCGCGCAACGTTCGGGCACGCCGTTCGTGAGCTTCTACGAGCCCGACGAGGTGCTTGCGCTGGCGCGCGACGCCGGCTTCGAGCACGCGGAGCACGTGTCGTCGAGCGTGCTCGCCACGCGTTACTTCTCCGAGCGCGTCGACGGTCTCCGGCCGTCGACGGGTGAAGACTTTCTGATCGCCACGACCTGA
- a CDS encoding DUF1259 domain-containing protein, which produces MNGPLSDQTFTRRRALGLAGAAAAGAALTRLPAIADGATPSAYAAPAVPTSPSALPKDRLEAILRTDGTWSNGLLQFEYERDDLHVTGPHGIPFKPAFEVNGTFFFQSLGHGRAIMNGDTALLSHELNPFIDALLAHGLVFQAEHQHYFDLDPMVWFIHTRAVGDPIDIARGIHAAIATSATPLPQHSPAHPTTPLDAKRIGEIIGGDATVGAEGTVTVDVPRRERLVLDGVCINPFLNVMTGISFEPLPGGGSQHAACAPDFGMIASEVDAVCRRMRANGFEIHCLYNQETAEQPQLYFSHHIATGDALELARKVRQGLDLMNVELH; this is translated from the coding sequence ATGAACGGACCACTGTCCGACCAGACATTCACCCGGCGACGGGCCCTCGGGCTCGCGGGCGCGGCCGCGGCGGGCGCCGCACTCACGCGGCTGCCCGCGATTGCGGACGGCGCGACTCCGTCGGCCTACGCCGCGCCGGCGGTGCCGACGAGCCCGTCGGCGCTGCCGAAGGACCGGCTCGAAGCGATCCTGAGGACCGACGGCACATGGAGCAACGGCCTGCTGCAGTTCGAGTACGAGCGCGACGACCTGCACGTCACCGGACCGCACGGCATCCCGTTCAAGCCGGCGTTCGAGGTCAACGGCACGTTCTTCTTCCAGTCGCTCGGTCACGGCCGCGCCATCATGAACGGCGACACCGCGTTGCTCTCGCACGAGCTCAACCCGTTCATCGACGCGCTGCTCGCGCATGGCCTCGTGTTCCAAGCCGAGCATCAGCACTACTTCGATCTCGACCCGATGGTGTGGTTCATCCACACACGTGCGGTCGGGGACCCGATCGACATCGCACGCGGCATTCACGCGGCGATCGCGACATCGGCGACGCCGCTTCCCCAACACTCGCCCGCGCATCCCACGACGCCACTCGACGCGAAGCGCATCGGCGAGATCATCGGCGGCGACGCGACGGTCGGTGCGGAGGGGACCGTGACGGTCGACGTCCCCCGACGCGAGCGCCTCGTGCTCGACGGCGTCTGCATCAACCCCTTCCTGAACGTCATGACGGGCATCTCGTTCGAGCCGCTTCCCGGTGGCGGGTCCCAACACGCGGCGTGCGCGCCGGACTTCGGGATGATCGCCTCCGAGGTCGACGCCGTCTGTCGTCGCATGCGCGCGAACGGCTTCGAGATCCACTGTCTCTACAACCAGGAGACGGCCGAGCAGCCGCAGCTCTACTTTTCCCACCACATCGCGACCGGCGACGCGCTCGAACTCGCCCGCAAGGTCCGTCAGGGCCTCGACCTGATGAACGTCGAGCTCCATTAG
- a CDS encoding phage holin family protein codes for MVSALPNDSADTATKSTAELTSQLAHQVAELVHDEFALVQSEMTEKGKQAGRGAGMLGGAALFGLAALVCLTGCVVAAIALALPVWAAALIVGAAYLLLAGITALAGRKDLERAAPPVPSESIDHAKEDVGWIKTEVTSRAQ; via the coding sequence ATGGTCTCGGCGTTGCCGAACGACTCCGCAGACACCGCAACGAAGTCGACGGCCGAGCTCACGTCACAACTCGCGCATCAGGTCGCGGAGTTGGTGCACGACGAGTTCGCGCTGGTCCAGTCGGAGATGACCGAGAAGGGCAAGCAGGCTGGGCGCGGCGCAGGGATGCTGGGCGGCGCCGCGCTGTTCGGGCTCGCCGCGCTCGTGTGCCTCACCGGCTGCGTCGTCGCGGCGATCGCACTCGCGCTGCCGGTATGGGCCGCCGCGCTCATCGTCGGTGCGGCGTACTTGTTGCTCGCCGGTATCACCGCGCTTGCAGGCCGCAAGGACCTGGAACGCGCGGCGCCACCCGTCCCGAGCGAGTCGATCGACCACGCGAAGGAGGACGTCGGATGGATCAAGACCGAAGTGACATCGAGAGCGCAATAG
- a CDS encoding DUF3618 domain-containing protein — protein MDQDRSDIESAIGRDRAQIAETLEALERKADVRARVSDKVGEVRSRVKEHAPSGVQDSAQATARMIRERPSTFVALGLIVIGVVVGRVRTRGHS, from the coding sequence ATGGATCAAGACCGAAGTGACATCGAGAGCGCAATAGGTCGCGACCGCGCGCAGATCGCGGAGACGCTCGAGGCGCTCGAGCGCAAGGCCGACGTCAGGGCGCGCGTGAGCGACAAGGTCGGCGAGGTCCGCTCGCGCGTCAAGGAGCACGCACCCTCGGGCGTGCAGGACTCGGCGCAGGCCACGGCGCGCATGATCCGCGAGCGGCCGAGCACCTTCGTCGCGCTCGGCCTCATCGTCATCGGCGTCGTGGTCGGACGCGTGCGGACGCGAGGGCACTCGTGA
- a CDS encoding VOC family protein → MSDAPAEVGWVIFDCVDEDRVATFWQELLGLEGRRRRDQYVFARAPSGLGFGFQRVAGAKTSKNRVHVDLRVADLPRTRTHVVELGGAELPDYDGGFVVMADPEGNEFCLIPAEDAA, encoded by the coding sequence GTGAGCGATGCACCCGCCGAAGTCGGCTGGGTGATCTTCGACTGCGTCGACGAGGATCGCGTCGCGACGTTCTGGCAGGAGCTGCTCGGACTCGAAGGTCGGAGGCGCCGCGATCAGTACGTGTTCGCGCGAGCGCCGTCCGGACTCGGGTTCGGCTTCCAGCGGGTCGCCGGCGCGAAGACGAGCAAGAACCGCGTGCACGTCGACCTGCGGGTCGCGGATCTGCCGCGGACGCGCACGCACGTGGTCGAGCTCGGAGGCGCCGAGCTCCCGGATTACGACGGCGGCTTCGTGGTGATGGCCGACCCCGAGGGCAACGAGTTCTGCCTCATTCCCGCCGAGGATGCGGCCTGA
- a CDS encoding glycosyltransferase family 9 protein has protein sequence MSSGPTDPFSGRPPALVALRAAGLGDLLTAVPALHALRDAFPKHRRYLATSASYAPLVELIGGYELLDVAGRSQLPDIEDLDVAVNLHGSGPQSHRALLALHPRALVAFASPGAFDNGPPWQRDEHEVHRWCRLLDNVGIAADPTRLGIKVPLDDRRLGGDDVTIVHPGAASPARRWPPDRFAAVCRAERALGRRVLITGTKSELRAARRVAIDGGVSRDAVLAGTLPLRELVALIGRAGRVVCGDSGIAHLATATGTPSVVLFGPTSPACWGPPADRPQHVSLWTGHRGDPHGMHCDPGLLELTVDDVCSALAQLPCRPWHAGADLMRRSAS, from the coding sequence ATGTCGTCGGGACCCACCGATCCGTTTTCGGGACGTCCGCCCGCGCTCGTCGCGCTTCGCGCCGCGGGACTCGGCGATCTCTTGACCGCCGTGCCCGCGCTGCACGCGCTGCGCGATGCGTTCCCGAAGCATCGCCGTTACCTCGCGACGTCGGCGAGCTACGCGCCGCTCGTCGAGCTCATCGGCGGCTACGAGCTCCTCGACGTCGCGGGGCGCTCACAGCTACCCGACATCGAGGACCTCGATGTCGCCGTGAACCTGCACGGCTCGGGACCGCAGAGCCATCGCGCACTGCTCGCGCTGCACCCGCGCGCGCTCGTCGCGTTCGCGAGTCCCGGCGCGTTCGACAACGGTCCGCCGTGGCAACGCGACGAGCACGAGGTCCACCGCTGGTGCCGGCTGCTCGACAACGTCGGCATCGCCGCCGATCCCACGCGCCTCGGCATCAAGGTTCCGCTGGACGATCGTCGCCTCGGCGGTGACGACGTGACGATCGTGCATCCGGGTGCGGCCTCGCCCGCGCGGCGCTGGCCGCCGGATCGCTTCGCCGCCGTCTGCCGCGCCGAGCGCGCGCTCGGACGGCGCGTCCTCATCACGGGCACGAAGAGCGAGCTGCGTGCGGCTCGACGTGTCGCGATCGACGGCGGTGTCTCGCGCGACGCGGTGCTAGCCGGCACGCTGCCGTTGCGCGAGCTCGTCGCACTCATCGGCCGCGCGGGTCGCGTCGTCTGCGGCGACAGCGGTATCGCGCACCTCGCGACCGCGACCGGCACGCCGTCGGTCGTCCTGTTCGGACCGACGTCGCCCGCGTGCTGGGGACCGCCCGCGGACCGCCCGCAGCACGTCTCGCTGTGGACCGGACACCGCGGCGACCCGCACGGCATGCACTGCGATCCCGGGCTGCTCGAGCTCACGGTCGACGACGTGTGCTCGGCGCTGGCGCAGCTTCCGTGCCGGCCCTGGCACGCGGGCGCCGACCTGATGCGACGCAGCGCGTCGTGA
- a CDS encoding glycosyltransferase family 2 protein, producing the protein MAAPEPLALSYVLPVRADAPARELTPYLEWLGAHVDVVIVDGSESQTFATHHEWWSGCARHIPVDPARATPNGKVGGVLTGLTECAHDRVVIADDDVRYDRPALERVARLLDGADVVRPQNVFTQWPWHAWWDTGRTLLARLTGGDWPGTLGVRRDFLLALGGYDGDVMFENLELVRTVVAGGGREHVALDVVVGRLPPPAGQFRGQRVRQAYDELARPARLAVQLCLLPLLLVGGRRIAMRVLLASVVAAEIGRRRAGGKRDYPAVAVLAAPLWVGERAITVWLAVLQRVCRGGTAYRGSRIRRAASRPTALRARFAPGRRC; encoded by the coding sequence GTGGCCGCGCCCGAGCCGCTCGCGCTTTCGTACGTGTTGCCCGTCCGCGCCGACGCGCCGGCGCGCGAGCTCACGCCGTATCTCGAATGGCTCGGCGCGCACGTCGACGTCGTCATCGTCGACGGATCCGAGTCGCAGACCTTCGCGACGCATCACGAGTGGTGGAGCGGTTGCGCACGCCACATCCCCGTTGATCCTGCGCGCGCGACACCCAACGGCAAGGTCGGCGGCGTACTCACCGGCCTGACCGAGTGCGCGCACGATCGCGTCGTCATCGCCGACGACGACGTGCGCTACGACCGGCCCGCGCTCGAACGGGTCGCACGGCTCCTCGACGGTGCCGACGTCGTGCGTCCGCAGAACGTGTTCACGCAATGGCCGTGGCACGCATGGTGGGACACGGGGCGGACGCTGCTGGCCCGCCTGACCGGCGGTGACTGGCCCGGAACCCTCGGCGTGCGACGCGACTTCCTCCTCGCCCTCGGCGGCTACGACGGCGACGTGATGTTCGAGAATCTCGAGCTCGTTCGGACGGTCGTCGCGGGCGGGGGCCGCGAGCACGTCGCGCTCGACGTCGTGGTCGGGCGGCTGCCGCCGCCGGCCGGGCAGTTCCGCGGCCAGCGCGTGCGACAGGCCTACGACGAGCTCGCGCGCCCCGCGCGCCTGGCGGTGCAGCTGTGTCTCCTGCCGCTCCTGCTCGTGGGCGGCCGGCGGATCGCGATGCGCGTGCTGCTCGCGAGCGTCGTGGCCGCGGAGATCGGGCGCCGCCGCGCGGGTGGGAAGCGCGACTACCCGGCCGTCGCGGTGCTCGCCGCGCCCCTGTGGGTCGGCGAACGCGCGATCACCGTGTGGCTCGCCGTGCTGCAGCGTGTGTGTCGCGGCGGCACCGCCTACCGCGGTTCCCGCATCCGGCGCGCCGCGTCGCGACCGACCGCACTGCGCGCCCGGTTCGCCCCGGGGCGCCGGTGTTGA
- a CDS encoding iron-containing redox enzyme family protein — protein MSVSLLRALRDPCEEHLAALDRVAFADDALDGEDQPLALYCAYELRYRGFAGVSDELEWHPALLALTARLEGAFLSRLRAGVDERFGRAPTEPRAVFDALRRLASSDGPSVSAFMAERGTLDQMREFAVHRAPYQLKEADPHTWVIPRLSGTAKAAVIEIQADEYGNGRRTSMHAELFADTMRALGLDARYGALLDLVPGATLSTVNLVSYFGLHRRWRGALVGHLALFEMCSVVPMGRYVAALERLRVPEGAPFYTAHVEADEWHQHVALERMAGGLIHDEPELAADVAFGARAVALLEDDLARRLLGAWAEGRTSLRAPLAASLRLAS, from the coding sequence GTGAGCGTGTCGCTGCTGCGCGCGTTGCGCGATCCTTGCGAGGAGCACCTCGCTGCGCTCGATCGCGTGGCGTTCGCCGACGACGCGCTCGACGGCGAGGACCAGCCGCTCGCGCTCTACTGCGCGTACGAGCTTCGGTACCGAGGCTTTGCGGGGGTCTCGGATGAGCTCGAGTGGCATCCCGCGCTGCTCGCGCTGACGGCCCGACTCGAAGGCGCGTTTCTCTCGCGGTTGCGGGCAGGGGTCGACGAGCGTTTCGGACGCGCCCCGACCGAGCCACGCGCGGTCTTCGACGCGCTGCGGCGGTTGGCGAGCTCCGACGGTCCGTCGGTCTCGGCGTTCATGGCCGAGCGCGGCACGCTCGACCAGATGCGCGAGTTCGCCGTGCATCGCGCGCCGTATCAGCTCAAGGAAGCGGACCCACACACGTGGGTGATCCCGCGCCTCTCCGGCACCGCCAAGGCGGCCGTGATCGAGATCCAGGCCGACGAGTACGGCAACGGACGACGGACGTCGATGCACGCGGAGCTCTTCGCGGACACGATGCGTGCGCTCGGACTCGACGCGCGCTACGGCGCGCTGCTCGACCTCGTGCCCGGCGCGACGCTCTCGACCGTCAACCTCGTCTCGTACTTCGGTCTGCACCGGCGTTGGCGGGGCGCGCTCGTCGGCCACCTCGCGCTGTTCGAGATGTGCTCGGTCGTCCCGATGGGCCGGTACGTGGCCGCGTTGGAGCGACTACGCGTGCCCGAAGGCGCGCCCTTCTACACCGCGCACGTCGAGGCCGACGAGTGGCATCAACACGTTGCGCTCGAACGGATGGCCGGCGGTCTGATCCACGACGAGCCCGAGCTCGCCGCCGACGTCGCCTTCGGTGCGCGCGCCGTCGCGTTGCTCGAAGACGACCTCGCCCGCCGCCTGTTGGGCGCGTGGGCCGAGGGTCGCACCTCGCTGCGCGCGCCGCTCGCGGCGTCGCTTCGTCTCGCGAGCTGA